TACACAggttatcattaaaatattgttaaagtAAAAGTTTTCTGTCAATTAAGAGTCAATAGAagttgattaatataaaataaatgtttaattcaaaatttgtaattaaaattaatttataaattttttatatattttttattcacatttttcaaTCAGTGGCGATATTAAAACACTCTTACTTAAATAGCTAAATCTAATAGTGCAATCTAATTTAAGTCGCACTCTTTACACTTACCATTACTCAACAAATAAACAGCATAGAGATAACTATCGATATggatacttttttaaaatagaaacaattGAGGTTGCAAACACGTGAATTAACAGTATTCGTTCACGCAAgaaaatgtatgtattcaTGTATTATATTCTCAATGTATTGTATTCTCATGTATTTTCTACATACTTTATGTGCATATATAAAGcactttaaaatctttaatctgaatttaataatacattttttaattaatttagagtaatataattaataattaatatactaagtaattaaataaaacttttttagtttaaagcaattaaaaatgtatcaatatttacaaacacaacatataatataaatttatacacacgcaaatttttttcaaaactttaattagcaatataattactaaaacttaatattcaacattaaatattaataaacgatAATCAaagtcttatattttttaaaaaagattcaatttaattttatgtttgtccgctattaaaattagattctatcataatttatttaaatttgtcataatttatttaaattataattttcatacagcaaattaaaataaaaataaaaacgagaaAACAACAGTTTTCAGTTTTCTTTGCCTCAAAACTGGGAAAGATCCTGTGGCAAGATGCTTCGCGCTTCCGGGCGCACGAATTAATCTACTATATCGCGGACATAAGACAAAATGGCACGAAGCCGGTCAATTACGGTCGGATTAGCAATACATGAGGGGAATCCCCCTCCTCCCTTTCTGTACGCAGAATCTGCGTACCCAGTGTCCCTTGCACGCTTCACCACCTTGTGCACACACGATCTGCCACGGCCTTTGAAACGCTATATAAAGTGACAAAGCTGGCTCGTTGGCGGGCACGCTCCGGTATCTCGCTCAAGCTTTAAACTCACGCTTTCCGCCCGCGTCGCGCGATCCGAAAAGAAGTCAGACAGCCACGGGCGGCTTTTGCCACGATTCTATCGTTAGCTTATCGAACAGGAAAACGTCGTGTTTACGCGACGTGATTTAAAGGACGCCGCCAGTAGTACCGCGCGCTTCATTCCCGAGGATGTCACACATCATGTCGCACATCGCTGAGAATTGACACCGTTGAATTGACAAATCGAATTGACACTATCGAAGTGTTACACCACATTTACATTCCGTCTCACGTAAGTACaacataatttgttatttacagTATGTAAGATTAAAGCTGCACTTCAAGGtgcgtgaaaaatatatgcgtCAAATCAGTCAGTTTGAATACTTAAGAGGCAGCAAACCAGGAACTGGGTCGACGAGTGACCCTATTCGTATGTACACGCTAATATTATGAGTGCGTAACGTGTGTCGTTTGAGCGACGTtctgaaaaattgttaattaatattgtagtGGAATGTTTTTCGAAAGACAAATCATTGAAGCATTTTAATATAGgaaatttataagtataaaatatacacatattgagaatatattaaatattaaaaattaaattgtccacttgtttttatttaaacaagatacaatatatttctttaattaattttaaaaaagttaaaaagaaaaaactcaacacaatttaaatataaaatatatgaaaaattattgaatattgacAAGTatgtattacaaatattatataattttactgtgATTGCTATTTCAATGCTCTAATATATAAAGGtagtataaatttgtttaagcTGGTTAATAAGCAGAAAACTTCTTTAAAGATGTCAcatagaagataaaaaataagcgcGTGTAACAAGTCATCGTATAATTACATTCAATTACATCCTGTCGTAAGCAACCAATTTTCAAACTATCCACTAAGTATCTATAAGAACGAAAACACTTTGCAAAGAAACGCAAAAGAAGAATTAtgcaattgtttttctttaaaacaCACAAAGATACACTACCGCTCAAAAGTTTGGAGCaccttacaatttttaaataaaattgtttctcacagacatatttattttattaaaaatatcaatacttATTTGCGAACGTACGTCTTTGGATAAAGTTTAaggaaaataacaaaaaattacttatatttacaatgttagtgggtaaagttaattaaaaaattatcgaaaaattgtaGAATGCTCCAAACTTTTAAGCGGTAGTGTATATCGAAGAGTCGCACATAAACATTTACAATCGCTtatgtaaatatgaaaaagcGGAAAATAAACGTGTGAAGAAACATTGATCAAGATTTCACGatgtaagttttaaaatacatttgaagtttagtaattttattagctCGATAACTGACTTTAGTATAGTTCCCCTTTGTCTACGATGGTCATTTAACGCAAAGCTAATGGTGCATCAAATTACGAACAGCTGATCGCGTCGGGCGAGCTACGATTTACGCTGACCGTAATGTCACACACTATACactttaatatcaataaatgcGAATCACTGTAAAGATTGGAGATAATCGTGCAGCAATGAAATAATACGAGATGATGTAAGGATATGGAGACGATTTCTTATTTGAACTGTCTAATTTCTGTACAGACATTTCGCTGCAATTGAGAAATGCCAATAACATGAGGAAGTAAAAGTGATGGTATTTTTCCTTCATGTTTCTGaggagatataataaattgttaaaataaatatttacataaaaaattatatttcctgCAAAACTGTATCTTGAAGTTATGTAACATGAATTCaaagattttcaaaatatacgtATGAAGTAGTGTGAAATAGACTTACGttctattttatcatttatgttGCGATATGTTGCAAAACTctcataattcaaaatttttattttaaacatgtgtttaaatttgataataaacgCATAAAAGAATGTACACAATTTATGatcgacattaaaaataaaataagaaacagatatatcgttaaaataatagtcattaaattaatattttttttgaataaatttaatattaattgaaaattccGCAGCtttgataagaaatattaatcaatttttaccacttacaaaataataaattattgatctGATGTGTTGcaggaaaaaagaaagaaggacaTTCATAATGAAGCTTTACATTTTGTTACTTTGCGTCGTGGCGGTTCTTAAAAACTCCGAAGCGCTGCCTAAAGGATCCACAGATTACGAaggtttattatattttacattattcattatatcatttatcatTACATTATATCAATCTTTTTACTTTCTCTAATATTTGTGGAGTATAttatctacaatttttatttaataaattttatttaataaataaatacaatatatatgtatcaattttaaatgtgtAACGTGCAACTATTTGttaataatgcatttaaaattaatttttttaagaaagcaGTTTGTTCTTAAACgaacattttacaaatatatgttttatcgTAGATTGACGATAAAATAACTGTGATACAAAgttcattttttatcaattattgttGAGATtcctgaatttttttatttaataacaaactatttataagtttaaaaaaattaatgattgatGAACGATAagatatatgttataaaatagtttttgtctaaaatacaaaatttttctttacaataatgaataaaaaaatctaacattttatcattttaacaactaaattattatttcaatcaatGTAGACCACAGCTCAATCTAAATGTTCTGATTGTTCAAATGTTTTCAAAGTATCTTTATGATGTCTTCAACgtattaaattgtattgtaatttGCACTTTATgatggaaataatatttctatatataatggATAGTATTTTTTGGCAACAAGGCGAAACTTTGATCTCTCATCAGATATGTCCTTTTGGCTGAAGTCTGGTCAAGAAACCCTGCATAAGATCCTGGCGCACCGGAACAACGAAAACCGTGCCAAGAACGTGATTATCTTTATCGGGGACGGTATGGGCCTGTCTACCATCACGTCCGGTCGTATCTACGTAGGTCAACTCAACGGCCAGACCGGTGAAGAATATCAACTCGCGTTCGAGAAGTTTCCCAACACTGGCCTCGCCAAGGTGGATATTTAAATTGCATCGATCGCGTCTTTAATCTCGGCGGTCTCGCGAGGCACAACGTTATTGGGAAATCCTGTCACGTTAAGCCGCTTAATTCCGCGCCTTTGATAAGGACACCGCGTTTATCCACGACGAGAAAATACGACAAACGCGGCGTCCGCATTACAATTAATCCTCGTCAATCTTGTAATCtcttgataaatgtaaaaattcgtCTTTTGTGTGCATTTATCGTGCATCTACATTAACGATACAATTAACGCATTTGCCACCTTATCGAGAATGATaaagtaattaacaattttatcacATGGATCGATATTGtgctttgaaaattttgattaattaaataccgatcaataatgcaaaaaagattcttttttaatccattttttattattggcTACCAAAATTACgtgtacataattaaatataattacaattatcttatgattattatgttaatttacttatttattatgtagACTTACAATGTGGACAAGCAAGTGCCTGATTCTGCGGGAACAGCTACTGCTATCTTTTCCGGCGTAAAAAGCCGATATAGAGTTATTGGATTGGATGGCAGAGCCGAGGTTAAAaactgtgataaaaaaattaatgaagttAGCAAAGTGACAACAGTAGCAGATTGGGCGCAACAATCTGGCAAAGACACAGGTGAGAACCTTGATTTCTGAAGGCTATACAGTATCTTCCTTCTTTATCTCTTAAGAATTGCAGAATTATATGTacactttattttatctttatatatcacaaaaaaaaacgtcgcTTTTGACTTCATTagtttcgaattttttataatgttatatataagaGATCAGTTTCAcagataagaaaatttttgtaatttaatatttgaattataagcAACTTCACTGAAAATGAAACCTTAAGAAAAactaattaagaatttaatcgTAATAATAGAATAACAATAGTTTATCAATTGCTGTTTGAAACTTTGATTGGGCAACGAGTAAAACGGAGAATTTAATCGATAACTTATATTCATTGCGGTGAAATCGATCCTTGACATATAAGGTTGCGCTTTCGCtagtattgaaaaatatttcaacaattcttagaagattgaaaataatttgaaagagTAAAATAAGAATCATTCACGCATCGTTGATTATTGTCGATTGATTAAGCTGTCGACTTTACACAGCTTGAGATATCGAGTAAGATAAcgaattttacaattgtatttttgttattgatGTGGAAATAAGCTTATGTAGtctaatttgattataaatataacgatAATGTACACCgattagaatataattaactatattttaataatttaataggttttttttaatattcttgatttGTTTATGCTATATTTGATATGCACATTCATGCTGTGCATACGGCAGTTTTATACAATTTGATGTTTAATGAAAATCAATATGAAACAAACAAGACTTtagatcaaaatattattattaacttccAGTTAATATCAtggcaaaaatataatttatacatactttttaaaattaagaaattaatttgtcacatttttaattaactaaacgtagtatttttaaattttaaattgaaaatgcgctttaattaataaagtttaatttttgtacgaattaaactattaaaaatacatgtagAAATGAcactaaaatacaaatattgcaTTTACGTAACATAGTACGCGAAGCgagtcaattttataaagaacaCGTGTCACGCATGATCAGTTATTCTATTAATGTAAGTGTTGGTACTGAGTGGACCTTGTTGTCATACACAGTGAAAGTGCTTAATAAACGAGGAGGTCATGAGTCGACCTTCTACCTTATCGAGGACGATTAGTCGTCTGTGACTGATTTCTActttgacaaaataataaagagcTTTTTGTATGACAATCCGAGTCGCTGATTCAACACATTTCTTTTCTGGTATATCTTGACATTTTGCCGGTAGTTGTTTTATGCGAATAAAtcagcataaaaatatatttcacagGCGATAAATTGTGACGtaatataatatgcatatattatattgtaatgcaatattaatattgatcgtaaatattaatataattttggtaTAGGCATAAAAGGGCCCAAATTACGAAAGTCCTGAGTTAACACTGATATCACGTCACTGAATAAGcaaatttcagaaataatttgtGTACGATTAATTAACAGGATTTGTTACTACTACTCGCATCACCCATGCTACTCCTGCGGGGCTTTACGCACATACTAATAGTCGAGATTGGGAGTGTGATACCTCGATACCGAGAAATCAACAGGATTGTGCCAAGGATATCGCGAGACAACTCATCGAAGATGAACCGGGAAGTCAATTTAAGGTATTCTGTCGCATCTACACTCTTGctgtcataaaaattaatataattttaaaattaacatattttattataagagcatataataatagtagtagattttttatcaaaaaatattacgttctaatattgacaatatttattaaaaggtTATTATGGGTGGCGGTGCACAATGTTTGGGCGTGAGAGTGGAACCGATTGATCCTGATGGCTGTCTGCGATCTGAtggtagaaatttaataaaggaCTGGAAAATAACGCACCCGAAAGGAAAAGCCGTCAACAACACGGAGGATCTTATGTCCATCGACATCACCGACACGTCGCACATCCTTGGCGTATTTTCGCCTAGTCATATGCCCTATCACACCATGAAGACTGCGGAGACGCCCTCATTATCGAACATGACAATGCAAGCTATAAAATTgctaaagaaaaacaaaaaaggaTTTTTGCTAATGGTCAGTAATCCTCATTAAACcacattgaatatttataccGATCGCAAATCAAATTGCGAACGAGCATTATGCGCTCaatgaatattgaaattatattaatgaaatagatACGTTAATCAAAATTGCGCATTAAAGAATTCTAGCGGACTAACTGATAATGCAATTCTTATGCAAATTACATGATCATGACCATTTTCATGTAATGCATTGCTAGACGCGTATTCTTAGGGTTTTATCTTCCCGGATGCCTGTCAAGGTTGCATTACTTGAGCGCATAATTCTTTACGCAATTTTATGAGAGCGTCGCAATTGCCTAATTAGAAATTGTAGGAAATAGCATATCTATAGTTGACAAAATcacataataaaacattaatgtggtttaatttttaatgttctaGGTTGAGAGTGGCAAAATCGATATAGCCCACCACGCAAATTGGCCGCAATTGGCCCTTCGCGAATTGTACGAGCTCGAGGAAGCGGTTAAGGTAGCTCTTCGACTGGTAAACTTGGAAGAGACATTGATCATCGTTACTGCCGATCACTCACATTCGTTCACGCTGAATGGATATCCCACGAGAGGCAACAATATTTTGGGCTTTGGCAACAAACCTGACCAGAAGCCATATGAGACGCTTTCTTACGCCAACGGTCCGGGATACTTCTATCATCGAAGAAACGACAGCAAAAACGTCAATGAGACCTGgagaaaaattgaagaagatCCGAATCGTGACGATCCCTTCTACAGGCATTTTGCTCCCATTTATCTCAAAGACGAGACGCATGGTGGCGAAGACGTTGGGGTTTACGCAATTGGtaagaaatacaatattttaaaatttctgctaacaatataatttttatgtttgcaaAAGAACCAATCTAGtgtctataaaaaattacatttacaacGTATATTAATTTAGCCCGCTATcactttaattattcaattcattcaacaaaaaatagtgcaaaataatattttgagataCTATTTTAGGGTACTTTATAACTAGCAAATTAGTATAACttacaaaaagttaaaaaaatgttgttaattaaatattatttttgcacatttataatactttggaATTAAGAGAATTAACATCgaataaagaaaatctttaattgtttatttccgGAAATAACAGTTTCAAATGcggtgtaataaataatatttttttttaggtcCCTACGCACACTTGTTTCGAGGCACTTTTGAGCAGAACTACATTGCTCACGCCGTGGCATACGCAGCGTGCTTTAAAGACTGGCCATCTCATTGTGATAACGCTTACCATCGTTATTTCTATGACATTAATATGGCACCAAAAAAAGCGAAATTTAATTCAGCAGTACAAAACACCATATCATTAGCGGCTTTGTTGATTTTCGTGTTGATAACGTTTGTACGGCTATAATAAACGATAACAATCGCTTTTTTATAGTCGAATAAATGATTTCTTATAATCCGCGAGAATAATTAACTTAAACAAATTAGTGTTAGTacaaatagttttaattttaagatttttttatatgtacaaaaagattattttaaatattcttttttgcaCACCTACTATCTTTTAACACGTTCACAACGTAAACTATTCTTTAAATCCATTCCTAAGGAtgtaaattttgatgaaaatataaaatagtttttagatcttatttaaaaataaaagattttttgatattataatttttatacttttggtgtatacaaatttttcgcaaaaaaccAGTAATAGATAAACATGAGAAGTTGGAAGCTATCAATAAATCATCACCGATGTCgctaatattaataagttaaaaacaataaattgtgATAACAAATGTATACGATTGTTTCAGATGTTTTCTTTTACtactttgcatatttttcttatagtataatgtaaatgtaattatactgtacgatatattatttttcataattttatttattacaatgtttAAGTACGAAcgcaatgtatttttttaaattatcgtaaCAATAACAGGTTTAAACCTGAAGAAAAATTGAGTTGCAATTTGCTGTGAATATGCTGCtcacttttataatatttaaacataataataaaagaaaataaaataatattaaattgtaatataaaaaaaaacacatgttatttatttatatttcgaatacaaatacatttaaaaactgCCGTTGAATTATCATGAATAAAGTTTatgataatgttatatataacgaaaaattgtgaatattgctatttcaaaaagaataaaattgttttatgtatattttgatatttacttaaacaaaataattattcctattagtatatgcatatatgttaatatatatatatattaataccctacataacaatatacatattttgttataactAGATAAAACAGTTATGAGTTGAATACTTCGACCGTGCAAtacgtaaattataattatgctacggttgaaataaaatttctcattacATTGTTCGTAAATTTCATGTTacagcaattttaaatttaaattgtacattataattcaatctaattagaaataaaactactaaaaatattgatatatatatatagaataaaaaagtcaacaaaaaatatgtatcaaaTAAGCAAAAAAGTTTGTGcgattttctatattaaattttttttaatatttagtgtAAAAAATCACACCAAAACTTTTTTACTATATGTTACAATCCATTTTTCctcaaatattcaaaaaagaaacttatatggtattaaatgcaaaataagttcaaggaaattttttacaaatttttttacgattttccCTTTATGATAGCGagatagtaatttttatagataagtgGCACCGTATCGTCGCTGACAAAATTTCTATCAGGTTTGATCGAAGCAAATGGATTTTTTCGTGGCTCCAAAATCGTTTCCACATCAGCAATCGATTTTATCCTGATCATTTCCCGAGGTATTTCGTGCTTTGTATAAGACGTTACACAAACGGGAACttttgttttacaaattttctttatcgtcTCCGGCCACGTGTCTCTGCCATCAAAACCAGTTTCTCGATAAAGTCCCGGATTAAAGAGACACACAATGTGCggttttataaattgttcgGAATGATAAAAATCGTGATAGAATTTTCCAGGATGAAATGAAACTTTCACGCGTCGATTGGATGATTTACACGCCGGACACATCTTTACAGCggtcaataaatttaatggtACCATTGGCAATCGCATTTCCGGGCCAATAAACATTAATCTAAGATGCTTCAAATTCGGtagcaaatgtaaaaaaaatgtttcccaCACGTACAAATTTATACACTCAAAGTGAAATTCGGCGCCTATTATGTGAACCACGAGAGTGTCGATAATCTCCCAATCTTGGCAAGAAATTTGCATGGAATATAATGTTGTCAATGGAATGGTTGATATATGAGACAAGCTGCAATACGTGTAACAGTCCATGCTGCGATAATATGTCGAACAACTATAAAGTTGCGCCATCAATGTATCTAAATTATTCGGCATATAAAGTGGGCTTTTCTGAATAGTATCCGGAATCTCGGGATTTACATACCCGTTTTTATGTTGCATGATCAATATTCTCCCAAACACTTGGAATTCCCGACACCACTCTTCGTGTCCGCTTTTATGATTTTCGCAAAACAACTCGATTCCGCATATCGAACAGCACCTCAAATCCTTTGAGAAACAACGACAGCTGCGACAAACGCGAGGGTAGAGAAGTATCTCTTTTTCCCATAACTCAAGAGACCTGACCAAGCGGCATTCTACAATCTCAATTAGTTTTAGCCGATAAACACGATAATCGTCTGCGGTGAGTTTCGGAAGTAATGACAACCCTTCGCCGGTTGTACAAACTTCGGTAAGAAGTTTGCACAAGTCGCGATGCTTTGACCAGCCTTCCTTCTTGTGTTTGACAGTGCAATAAGAAACCATGCCACAAGATTCGCAAGTTTCCTTCGATCGCTCCATGCAGATCAGGCACAAGTTCGACACAAAGACAAAACGCGGCCAGAAGTTCAGCTCGAGGGTATCTTCCTCTTCGTCGCTGTCGTCCGACGCTCGATGCTGCGTGGAATGCACGA
This window of the Linepithema humile isolate Giens D197 chromosome 1, Lhum_UNIL_v1.0, whole genome shotgun sequence genome carries:
- the LOC105675063 gene encoding alkaline phosphatase 4, giving the protein MKLYILLLCVVAVLKNSEALPKGSTDYEDMSFWLKSGQETLHKILAHRNNENRAKNVIIFIGDGMGLSTITSGRIYVGQLNGQTGEEYQLAFEKFPNTGLAKTYNVDKQVPDSAGTATAIFSGVKSRYRVIGLDGRAEVKNCDKKINEVSKVTTVADWAQQSGKDTGFVTTTRITHATPAGLYAHTNSRDWECDTSIPRNQQDCAKDIARQLIEDEPGSQFKVIMGGGAQCLGVRVEPIDPDGCLRSDGRNLIKDWKITHPKGKAVNNTEDLMSIDITDTSHILGVFSPSHMPYHTMKTAETPSLSNMTMQAIKLLKKNKKGFLLMVESGKIDIAHHANWPQLALRELYELEEAVKVALRLVNLEETLIIVTADHSHSFTLNGYPTRGNNILGFGNKPDQKPYETLSYANGPGYFYHRRNDSKNVNETWRKIEEDPNRDDPFYRHFAPIYLKDETHGGEDVGVYAIGPYAHLFRGTFEQNYIAHAVAYAACFKDWPSHCDNAYHRYFYDINMAPKKAKFNSAVQNTISLAALLIFVLITFVRL
- the LOC105674997 gene encoding putative protein MSS51 homolog, mitochondrial, translating into MGRRKKNAKKISGVTQKIYESNIKKTEKSNSDKKEIVEQKEENIFILKTVIDVYSRMKLPLVHSTQHRASDDSDEEEDTLELNFWPRFVFVSNLCLICMERSKETCESCGMVSYCTVKHKKEGWSKHRDLCKLLTEVCTTGEGLSLLPKLTADDYRVYRLKLIEIVECRLVRSLELWEKEILLYPRVCRSCRCFSKDLRCCSICGIELFCENHKSGHEEWCREFQVFGRILIMQHKNGYVNPEIPDTIQKSPLYMPNNLDTLMAQLYSCSTYYRSMDCYTYCSLSHISTIPLTTLYSMQISCQDWEIIDTLVVHIIGAEFHFECINLYVWETFFLHLLPNLKHLRLMFIGPEMRLPMVPLNLLTAVKMCPACKSSNRRVKVSFHPGKFYHDFYHSEQFIKPHIVCLFNPGLYRETGFDGRDTWPETIKKICKTKVPVCVTSYTKHEIPREMIRIKSIADVETILEPRKNPFASIKPDRNFVSDDTVPLIYKNYYLAIIKGKS